From the genome of Vicia villosa cultivar HV-30 ecotype Madison, WI linkage group LG2, Vvil1.0, whole genome shotgun sequence, one region includes:
- the LOC131646046 gene encoding uncharacterized protein LOC131646046, with protein MAGRNDAALATALMQFAGAIPQMLAGNREGNEFRPLEKFQLNHPPTFEGTHEPDKAQLWLKEIEKIFRVMNCTDAQKVQFGTHKLEKEAEDWWNNTAQRFCDDGTVVTWEIFHEAFLEKYFPEDVRGKKEVEFLELKQGNGTVAVYAAKFEELIKFCPHYNTTNAEKSKCLKFVNGLRPDIKKAISYQQIARFSELVNKSRIYDEDSRDSTAYFKSLNEKGIFVENLMMGKGSRKWVLARN; from the coding sequence ATGGCTGGAAGAAACGATGCTGCACTAGCTACTGCATTGATGCAGTTTGCTGGTGCGATTCCTCAGATGCTTGCTGGGAATCGTGAGGGTAATGAATTCCGTCCTTTGGAGAAGTTCCAGTTGAACCATCCTCCAACTTTTGAGGGTACTCATGAACCTGACAAGGCTCAATTGTGGTTGAAGGAAATTGAGAAAATCTTTCGGGTTATGAACTGTACTGATGCTCAGAAAGTGCAGTTCGGTACTCACAAGCTAGAGAAGGAGGCGGAAGATTGGTGGAACAATACTGCTCAGAGGTTTTGTGATGATGGAACGGTTGTCACTTGGGAAATTTTCCATGAGGCTTTTCTGGAGAAATATTTTCCCGAAGATGTTCGTGGGAAAAAGGAAGTTGAATTCTTAGAGTTGAAGCAGGGTAACGGTACTGTTGCTGTGTATGCTGCAAAGTTTGAGGAGCTAATCAAATTTTGTCCTCACTACAACACTACTAATGCTGAGAAGTCTAAATGCTTGAAGTTTGTGAACGGTTTGAGGCCGGACATTAAGAAAGCTATAAGTTACCAACAAATCGCTCGATTTTCTGAGTTGGTGAACAAGAGCCGAATCTATGATGAAGATAGTCGTGATAGTACGGCTTACTTTAAGTCATTGAATGAGAAGGGAATTTTCGTGGAAAACCTTATGATGGGAAAGGGAAGCAGAAAATGGGTTTTGGCAAgaaactaa